The region GTCGTGCAATCTCGCGGGTGATCTCCAAGTGCGGCAGCTGATCGTGCCCCACCGGCACCCGGGTGGCCTTGTAGAGGATGATGTCGGCCGCCATAAGCACCGGATAGCCCAGGAAGCCGAAGGTGGAAAGGTCCTTGGCCTCCAGGTTGTCCAGCATCTCCTTGTAGGTCGGGTTACGCTCCAGCCAGGAGACCGGCGTGATCATGGACAGGATCAGGTTCAGCTCGGAGTGGTGCGGCACCAGGCTTTGGCGGAACACGACGCTCTTGGCCGGGTCGAGGCCGAAGCCGACCCAATCCAGCACCATCTCGTGGATGCTGTCGCGGATACCGGCGGTGTCGGCGTATTCCGTGGTCAACGAGTGCCAATCCGCCACAAAGAAGAAACAGTCGAAAGAGTCCTGGATCTTGACCCAGTTCTCCAATACGCCGTGATAATGGCCGATGTGCAGTTTCCCGGTCGGCCGCATGCCGCTGACAATACGCTGCTGTGTACCCATTTTCGTGCTCCCAGAAGTTATAGTGTGGAAACCATGAGCTTCCGGTCCGGCACGGTTGTCGCGGCATTATGCGGAAGCATAACGCCGCGGCGTCACTCAAAAGGTCCTGAGTAGTGCAGGCCCGGAATAAAAAGGCAGTTTCCCGTAATCTAACGCATCATGAGCCGTGTGACGCCCAACACCAAGCCGCTCTGGGGTCCGGCCAGCACATGGACCCCCACGTTGAGAATAGGCGAAATGACATAGGAAAAGACATTCGTAAAAAATACCAGGACGATGATGATCACCATCCCATACGGCTCGATGCGAGCCCATGCCGCCGCCTGGCGATAGGGGAGAAGCCCGACCAGCACCCTGCCGCCGTCGAGCGGCGGCACCGGGATCATGTTGAAGATCGCCAGCAGCAGATTGATGTAGACCGAGAAAGCCAACATGAGGGCAACCGGCTCAACCAGCATGGAGAGGGGCGACCCCTGCGGAACCATCGAGTTATCGACGGCCACTACCCCCCGCAGCATAAAGGCGGAAACGGTCGCCAGAACGAGATTGGTTATGGGCCCGGCCGCCGCCACCCAGATCATGTCCCGCTTGGGGTTGCGCAGATTGGAAAAGGTCACCGGGACCGGCTTGGCCCAACCGATGCCGATGAAGAAGATCATCAGGGTGCCGATGATATCGATATGCTTGAACGGGTTGAGAGTCAGCCGGCCGAGCATGCGCGCCGTAGGGTCGCCGTAACGCCATGCGACGAAACCGTGGGATACCTCGTGGCAGACGATGGCCAGCATGCCCGGCACGAGCATGACGGAGAGCTTGAAGAGGAAATTTTCCATGAACATCCTTTTAAACTTGATAAACCGTCTGTCTTTCTAACAGAGTGGCCGGGTAAAGTCAATTGGAGCAAAAAATGGAAAAGGCGGGAAAATCCCGCCACAAACCGCCGTCGCCCCCGCCTCCCGTCCCACGTCTCGGTTCAGGTCGCTGTTTTTTCGACGCAACTGGGCCCCACCGGCAACTCGATCCTGAACTCGGCGCCGCCCTGCGCGTTTGCCGCCGTCAGTCTGCCGGCCATGTTTTTTTCAATGATCATCTTCGACATGAACAGACCGATGCCGGTGCCCTGGTCCGGGCTCTTCGTGGTAAAGTACGGGTCGAAAATCCTGCTGCGGATGTCTTCGCCGATGCCGCCGCCGTTATCATGCACCGTGACGACCGAACGATCGTTATCCCGAAAGGCCCGGATGACGATCCGGGGGTCTTCGACCCTTCTCTCCTGCAGGACATCCTTGGCGTTGCTGACGATATTGAGCAGGACCTGGGCGTATTCGTTCTTGTAGCCGAAGGCCGTGACATCTTCTTCGAGGTGCAGTTCCACCGTAATGCCGCCATGCTTCAAGGCTGCGGAGATGAGCCCGACAGCCAGGTGCACGGCCTTGGCGACGGAGAACAGGCGTTTGTCCTTATCCTGCCGGAAGAAGTTGCGGAAGTCGTCGATGGTGGCGGACATGTGGTGGATGATCTGCATGGCGCCGGCAACTTCCCGGTCGAACTCCTCCCCGGTGAGTTCCCCCGATTGGTGGGCGATGTGCAGATTCTGTACGATGAGCCCCACGTTGTTGAGCGGCTGGCGCCATTGGTGGGCGATGTTGTTGACCATCTCTCCCATGGCCGCCAGGCGGCTCTGCTGGAACAGCATCTGGTCCCTCTGGCGGAGCTCGACGACGGTTTCCGCCACCCGTTTTTCAAGGGACTGGTTGAGTTCTTCAAGCTGGAGGCTTTTTTGCGAGAGCGTGTCCTGTGCCCGCTTCCGCTCCGTGATGTCGTGGACGATCGCCCACATGGCGAACGGGTTTCCCCGGTCGTCGCGAATGAGTTGGGTCCGCAGCTCTACGGGAAAGACCGAACCGTCTTTCCGCCGGTACTCCTTTTCATACACATCGGAATACCCGCGGGGGATAACCTGTTCCACGACGATTCTCCGCTCCATGGCATGCCATTTTTCGGGCGTGAGATCCTCGTAGGTCCTGGTGCGCAGTTCTTCCGCCCCGTATCCGAGCATGGCGCGAAAGACCTCATTGTATTGCAGAATTCCGCCGTCCATGTCGACGCTGGCAAAGGCGTCCATCATCCCCTCGTAGAGAAGGCTGAAGAGCATGTCCCTGTTTTTTATCGTCTCTTTCAGCCGTCTGGATTCCAGGAGGTAGCGGCTGATAAGTTGGTACAGGAGGGCGCCGGTAATGACGACGAAGAAAAAGCCTTTAAAAACGGAGAGATGCACCCATGTGCCGGGATCGGTGATGACGAGGCTCAGGGCCGTGTCGGAGAAATAGATCCACAGGCAGCTGAAAATCCCATAGATTGCGATGATTTTGAGCAGGTCGCGGCGATCCGCTTTTTCGAGAACCCTTTTCATGACGCCACCTTGCCGGCGTACACCACCCAGAGGACTTGACGTTAAATTAAAAAATTTTATTATGTTGTCACAGTATACCAAATAAAGCTGACCTGTCCATGTTTAGCTGCAAACAAACTAAGCGCAACAATACTTTTCATTGGCAAATATGGCCAAAATATGCTGGTATGCAGGGAATACAAAGAAGAAGAGGAGGCATGGGTGAAATGACTAAGCAGCCAAAGGATAAGGGCATCATTCCGTGCAAACGGATTGCTCTTGTCGCACATGACAATAAAAAGCATGATCTCATCGAATGGGCTCTATTTAACAGGGACTTGCTGGCTCAGCACAAACTGTGCGCCACGGGGACTACGGGCACACTGTTGGAGGAAGCGCTCCGTATCCCTATCACCAAGTATCAAAGTGGCCCTCTTGGCGGCGACTTGCAGATCGGTGCCAAAATTGCCGAAGGCGAAATCGATTTGATCATTTTTTTCTGGGACCCGCTGGAACCACAACCTCACGACCCGGATGTGAAGGCGCTCCTGCGGATTGCGGTTGTCTGGAACATTCCCGTGGCATGCAACCGCACCACGGCCGATTTGGTTATTTCATCGCCCCTCATGTCGTCGGGCTATAAACGGACCATCCCCGACTTCAAGGAGTACCGGGACCGTTTCCATAATTCACCGGGAATTTGAACAACCACTTCTTGCCCGCAAAAAAGCGGGTCATGTGTACCTCTATACATGACCCGCCTGTATTTCTATGCTGCACAAGGGAAGAAACGTATCAGACCCTCACAACCGGCGCCTGTCGATGACGCGATTGGCCTTCCCCTCGTTGCGCGGCAGGCTGTTGGGTTCGACCAGTTTGACGGCGACCCCCACACCCAGCACCGTGTCGATCTTCTTCTCGACCATCTCCAGAAAGGCCCGCTGCTTTTTCATCTCGTCGAAGAAGATATGCTCCGTGACCTCGATGCTGACCTCAAGGGTATCCATGGCACCCTTACGGTCAACCACCAGTTGGTAATGGGGCTCGCACCCCTCGATGGCCACCAGCACCTCTTCGATCTGCGACGGAAAGACGTTGACCCCCTTGATGATCAGCATGTCGTCGGAACGGCCCATGGTCTTCTTCATGCGCACCATGGTCCGGCCGCATTCGCAGACGTCATAGTCGAGGCTGGTGATGTCCCGCGTCCGGTAGCGGATCATGGGAAAGGCCTCCTTGCTGATGGTCGTCAGTACCAGTTCGCCCACGCTTCCCGGCGGCAGCACTTCGCAGGTCTCGGGGTCGATGATTTCCGGGATGAAGGAGTCCTCGAAGATGTGCATGCCGCATTTGCAGCGGCATTCCCCCGCGACGCCGGGGCCGATGACCTCCGACAGGCCATAATTGTCCGTGGCGCTTAGGTGGAGGCGCGACTCGATCTCCCGGCGCATGGCTTCGGACCAGGGCTCGCCGCCGAACAGCCCCACCTTGAGGGACAAGGTCTTGGGATCGATGCCCATCTTTTCCATGCGGTCGGCGATATTGACGGCATAGCTGGGCGTGCAGACCAGAACCGTGCTTTTGTAATCCTGCATGATCATGATCTGCTTGTCGGTGTTGCCGCCGCTCATGGGGATAACGGCGGCCCCGATGGTTTCCGAACCGTAGTGCAGGCCGAAGGCCCCGGTGAACAGGCCGTAGCCGAAGGCAATCTGTACCACGTCGTCCGGGGTGACGCCGGCCGCGGTCATGAAGCGGGCCACAAGGTTCGACCAGATCTTGAGATCGTTCTTGGTATATCCCACCACCGTCGGCTTGCCGGTGGTGCCCGACGACGAATGGATGCGGACCACTTCCCTGAGCGGCACGGCAAACATCCCGTAGGGGTAATTGAGCCGCAGATCCTCCTTGGTGGTAAAGGGGAGCTTTGCCAAATCCGCCAGGGAGGTGATGTCCTCGGGGACGATGCCCCGTTCGTTGAACTTCGTCCGGTAGCAGGTTACGTTCTTATAGGCGCGGTTCAGGGTCGCCTGGAGCCGTTCGAGCTGGAGTTGTTCGATCTCGTCCCGAGGCATGCATTCATGCTGGGGGTCCCAAATAATGTTCTGCATCACAACCTCATAACAGTTTGATTTCAGGCCAGGGCCGCATCCACAAGCTGCTTGATCCTGGCAATGCCCTCTTCCACCGGCAGCAGCAGCACCTCGCCGGTTTTGCGGATCTTGACCTCGACCTTCCCTTCGGCCAGCCCCTTGCTGCCGACCACGATGCGCAACGGGATGCCGATCAGGTCGTTATCCTTGAATTTGACGCCAGGCCGCTCGTCGCGGTCGTCGAACAGCGTCTCCACCCCCAACTGCTGCAGTTTGGAGTAGATTTCTTCGGCTGCGGTCATGACGCCGCTATCCTTGGCGTTGAGGGCCACGACGGAGCAGTGGAAAGGTGCCAGGGGCAGCGGGAAGATAATGCCGTTCTCGTCGTGGTTCTGTTCGATGGCCGCGGCCACCGTCCTGCCGATGCCGATGCCGTAGCATCCCATGAAGATGACCTGTTCCTTGCCGTCCGCATCCAGGTAGGTGGCATTGAGCGCGGTGGAATACTTGGTCCCGAGTTTGAAGACATGCCCCACCTCGATGCCACGCCACATCTCCAGTTTTCCCTCCTGGCAGCGGGGACAGGCATCGCCGGCCACAACCATGCGGATATCGGCAAAGCGCTCGACCGAGAAATCCCGTCCCAGGTTGGCACCCGTGAAATGCATATCCTTTTCGTTGGCGCCCATGACCACATTGACCATGCCCTCGATGGCCAGGTCCGCGATGACCGGTACCTTCTCCTTGAGTCCCAGCGGGCCGAGGAAGCCGATGGGCGATCCGGTGATGCGCAGGATTGCCTCTTCGGTCGCCATTTCGATCTCGTCCCAGCCCAGGCTGTTCTTGAGTTTGATCTCGTTCAGCTCATGGTCTCCCCGCAACAGCGCCATGACGAACTCGCCGCTGCCCGAGGCGTACACGAGGGTCTTGACCGTCCTGTCGGCGGCAAGCTTCAGGAAGGCCGCCACATCGGCAATGGTTTTCATGTCCGGCGTCGGGATCTTCTCCAACGGCAGGAGTTCCTGGGCCGCCCCCGGGGGCAGCGGCCGCGCCTCGGCCTTTTCCACGTTGGCGGCATAACGGCAGGAGTTGCAGGAGGCGATAGCATCCTCGCCCGAATCCGCCAGAACCATGAACTCATGGGAGAACGAACCGCCAATGGTGCCCGAATCCGCCTCAACGGCACGGAAATTCAGCCCGCAGCGCTCGAAGATGCGCACATAGGCCTGATACATGCGGTCGTAGGACTCGTCCGCGGCGTTGCTGTCCACGTCGAACGAATAGGCGTCCTTCATGATGAATTCGCGACCCCGCATGAGGCCGAAACGGGGACGGATCTCGTCGCGGAACTTGGTCTGGATCTGGTAGAAGTTGATCGGCATCTGCCGATAGCTCTTGATCTCGCGGCGGATCATGTCGGTGATGACCTCTTCATGGGTCGGCCCCATGCAGAACTCCCCATCCTTGCGATCCTTGAAACGCAAGAGCTCCTTGCCGTAAAAGGTCCAGCGCCCCGACTCCTGCCACAACTCGGCCGGCTGGACGCTCGGCATGAGCATCTCTATGGCCCCGGCCCGGTTCATCTCCTCCCGGACGATGTTCTCGAACTTGCGGATGGAGCGCAACCCCATGGGGAGGTAATTATAGATGCCGGCCGCCAGTTTGCGGATCATGCCGGCGCGCAGCATCAATTGGTGCGATACGACCTCGGCGTCGGAGGGGGTTTCCTTGACAGTAGGAATGAAATAACGGGAATAGAGCATTGTCACCTCAGAGGATGGTATAGTACATTTTTACTTCCAAAACGCCAAAGGCGGTCTCTCACAAAGCTCACAGATGCACAGAGAAAAAGACAAGAAAAACCGTTATGAATTTTGGTTTACTCTCAAAAACGCCTGCTTATTCTTGGTATTCCGATTTTCTCCGTGCCTCTGTGAGCTTGAGCGAACAAATAGTGAGCGGGTGAGAGAACGGTTCAGATTTTCAGAGTTTATCGATCTCTTCGAGCAGGGCGTCGGCCAACTTGTCTTCCGGCACCTTGCGGACGATCTCGCCGTTACGGAACAAGAGCCCCTCCCCTTTTCCACCGGCAATACCCACATCCGCCTCGCGGGCCTCTCCGGGGCCGTTGACGGCGCACCCCATGACTGCGACCGTAATCCGTTTGTCCACCCCCTGGAGCCGGCGTTCCACCTCTTCGGCAACCTTGATCAGGTTGATCTGGCAGCGGCCGCAGGTGGGGCAGGAAACAAAGTTGACGCCGCGCTGGCGCAAGCCGAGGCTCTTCAGGATCTCGTACCCCACCCTGACCTCGTCCAACGGGTCGCCGGTCAGGGAAACCCGCATGGTGTCGCCGATGCCGTCGGCCAGCAGGATGCCGAGACCGACCGAGGACTTGACCGTTCCGGAAAAGATGGTCCCGGCCTCGGTGATGCCGATGTGCAGGGGGTAGTCCACCCGTTCCGAGAGCAGCCGATAGGCGGAAACCGTTTTCATCACATCAGACGCCTTGAGGGATATCTTGATCTCCTGATAGCCCAGCTCCTCCAGAATACGCACATGGCCAAGGGCGGATTCCACCATGGCCTCGGCCGTGGGATGACCGAAGCGTTCCAGCAATTCCTTTTCGAGAGAACCGGCATTGACGCCGATGCGGATGGGCACCTGACGCTCAGCCGCCGCCTTGACCACCTCACCCACCTTCCACTTGTCGCCGATATTGCCCGGATTGAGCCGCAGCCCGTCTATGCCCCCTTCAAGGACCTGGAGAGCCAGCTTGTAATCGAAATGGATATCCGCGATAACCGGGATGGGACTTTCATGCTTGATCCTGCCCAATGCCACGGCGGCATCCATGTCCGGCACGGCGCAGCGGATGATCTCGCAGCCGCCGGCAGCCAGTGCGGCAATCTGGGCCAGGGTGGCGGAGACGTCCCGGGTATCGGTGGAACACATGGACTGGACCGCGCAGGGGGCGCCGCCACCCACGGGGACCGATCCGACTCGTATCTGTCTGGTTAGCTTTTTCATAACTTGGCATACTAGCCAAAGAGCGGGAACAAAGTCAAGGAAGTCGAGAGAATCAGGCGCTACTGCTCCCACATTCAATAAAAAGGACCCGTCGGTTGTCCGACGGGTCCTGACAGGAAAAGTAACGGTCCCTTTCCTATTTCAGCCGGTTGGCATAGAGCGGGAACCGCTTCATCATGGCGTTGACCTGCACCTTGATGGCCGCCAGCTTCTCATCGTTGCCGATACTGGCCACGGCGTCGGCGATAAAGGTGGCTACCTGTTCCATTTCCGCTTCCTTCAGGCCGTGGGACGTGGCTGCCGGTGTCCCGATCCGGATACCGGAGGTGACGAACGGGGAGCGGGTTTCAAAAGGAACGGTGTTCTTGTTGACCGTGATCCCGGCCTTGTCCAGGGCCTCCTCGGCCGCCTTGCCGGTGGTCTCGGTGCCGGAGAAATCAACCAGCATCAGGTGATTGTCGGTGCCGCCGCTGGTCAGTTTGAAGCCCTTGTTCACCAGGGCCTGGGCCAGGGCCTGGGCGTTCTTCACGATTTGCTGCTGATAGACTTTGAACTCCGGTTGGAGCGCTTCCTTGAAAGCCACCGCCTTGGCGGCGATGACGTGCATCAGCGGGCCGCCCTGGATACCGGGGAAGATCTGGGAATTCAGCCCCTTGGCAAGTTCCCCGCGGCAGAGGATCATGCCGCCGCGCGGGCCGCGCAGGGTCTTGTGGGTGGTGGTGGTCACGTACTCCGCATAGGGGACCGGGCTGGGATGCACCCCGGCCGCCACCAGGCCGGCGAAATGGGCCATATCCACCATGACCACCGCCCCCACCTTGTCGGCAATGGCGCGGAAGGCGGGAAAATCGATGATGCGGGGATAGGCGCTGGCGCCGACCACGATCATTTTCGGCTTGTGCTGTTCGGCCAGGCGCTCCACCTCGGCGTAATCGATGGTCTGGGTTTCGGGGGAAACGCCGTAGGGTACGATATTGAACAGTTTCCCGGAGAAGTTGACCGGGCTGCCGTGGGTCAGATGGCCGCCGTGGGACAGGTTCATGCCCAGGATGGTATCGCCCGGCTTGCAGGCGGCAAAATAGACCGCCATATTGGCCTGGGAGCCCGAGTGGGGCTGGACGTTGGCATGCTCGGCACCGAACAGTTCCTTGGCGCGCTCGATCGCCAGGTTCTCGACCACATCCACCTGGTCGCAGCCGCCATAGTAGCGCTTGCCCGGATAGCCCTCGGCGTATTTGTTGGTCAGGATGCTTCCCTGGGCCTCAAGTACCGCCTCGGAGACGAAATTTTCCGAAGCGATCAGCTCCAGGTTGTACTCCTGGCGTTCGGTCTCGTGACGAATGGCTGCGGCAACCTGGGGGTCAAATTGGTCGAGAATCGACATGGCGTATCTACTCCTTCATGGGATGGATTCAGTCAGCAGGGGGTTGAAAAAGAGGGAGCGGGACTTGAGGTCAAGTCCCGCTGTCGATATTTTTAGTAATCATGCACCCGGGAGGCTCTCAACTGCAACGGTATTTTTGTTCCAATCGGGCGATCTTGTCCAGCCTCTTCTGGTGCCGCCCCCCCTCAAAGGAGGCGTCCAGCCAGGCGGCAACCAACTCCCGGGCGGTGGCTTCGTCGATCACCCTGCCCCCCAGCACCAGAACATTGGCGTCGTTGTGCTCCTTGGACATACGGGCCATGAAGGCATCCGTCACCAGGGCGGCGCGAATGCCGGGCACCTTGTTGGCGGCAATGGAGATACCGATACCGGTCCCACAGACCAGAATGCCGGCATCCGCCTCGCCGTGGGCGACCAGAAGCGCCACCCGTTCGGCAAAATCGGGGTAATCCACCGAGTCCTCTGAATTGGTGCCGGCATCGGCAACCTGGATATCCCTCCCCTGCAGGAAGGGGATAAGGGATTGTTTCAGGCCAAAGCCGCCATGGTCGCTTCCCAGTGCGATTTTCATGTCATACCTTCTTGATGAGCAGCGAGGCGTTGGTACCGCCGAAACCGAAGTTGTTGCTCATGGCGTATTCGATCCTGGCCTCGCACGCGGTGTTGGGCGTGTAATCGAGATCGCATTCCGGGTCCGGTTCTTCGAAGTTGATGGTCGGCGGAATGACGCCCTTCTCCATGGCCAGGCAACTGAACACTGCCTCGATACCGCCGGCGGCGCCCAGAAGGTGGCCGGTCATGGACTTGGTCGAGGAAATCTTCACCGTATGGGCATGGTTGCCGAAGACGCGCTTGATGGCCATGGTTTCGTACAGGTCGTTCATGGGCGTCGAAGTGCCGTGGGCATTGATGTAGCCGACCTGTTCGGGGTTGACCCCGGCATTGTCCAGGGCCATCTTCATGCAGCGCGCGGCGCCCTCGCCATCCGGCGCCGGAGCGGTCAGGTGATAGGCGTCGCCGGTCAGGCCATAGCCCACGACCTCGGCATAGATCTTGGCGCCGCGTTTTTTGGCGGCTTCGTACTCTTCCAGGATCACGATACCGGCGCCTTCGCCCATGACAAAGCCGTCACGATTCTTTTCGAAGGGGCGCGAGGCCGCCTGCGGGTTGTCGTTACGGTCGGAGAGCGCTTTCATGACGGAAAACCCGCCGATGCCGAGCGGCGTCACCGTTGATTCGGTCCCCCCCGCGATCATGGCGTCGGCGTCACCCCGTTTGATGATGTGGTAGGCGTCGCCGATGGAATGGGTGGCCGTGGCGCATGCGGAAACGGAAGAGATATTCGGTCCCTTGGCGCCATACTTTATGGAGATATGGCCAGGGGCGAGGTTGATGATCAGCATCGGGATGAAGAAGGGGGAAATCTTCTTGTAGCCCCCCTCAAGAAGCGCCGTATGGTACTTCTCGATGGTCGGCAGCCCCCCAAGACCGGCCCCGACGAGCACCCCTACCCTCTCGGCGTTCTCCTCCGTGATGGCCAGACCGGAGTCCTCCATGGCGAAGTGAGAAGCTGCCAACGCATACTGAATAAAGAGATCCATCTTCTTGATCTCTTTCTTTTCAATGAAATCCTCGGGGTTGAAATCCTTGACCTCACCGGCAATGCGCACCGGCATGGCCGAGGCGTCAAAGCGGGTAATCAGGTCGATACCGGAACGGCCGTTGATAAGCGCATCCCAGTTTTTCGCGTTGCCGCATCCAAGAGGAGAAACGACCCCAACACCGGTAATTACGACTCTTCTCATAATTGTATGCTCCTGGTAGATAATGACGGGGTGGAACCGGATAAACAAAAAGAGGGGAGTCTCTCCCCTCCCCTGTTTCGTAATCGGTCGTCCGTATTAGCTGTGCTCGGTAATGTAGTCGATGGCGTCCTGAACGGACTGGATCTTTTCGGCGTCCTCATCGGGAATCTCGATGTCGAATTCCTCTTCAAGGGCCATGACCAGTTCGACGGTATCCAGGGAATCGGCGCCAAGGTCATCCATGAAGGAGGCTTCGGGAACCACCTGAACCTCTTCCACACCCAGCTGCTCTGCAACTATTTCCTTTACTCGCTTTGCAATGTCAGACATCTTTCACCTCCGTGTTGTAGTAACCCGTAACAGGTCGTAGTCGATTTGAGCTACAGCTTCTTAACAATGAACGAATCAAAAGTCAAAGATTTATTTGTTGCCTACATGTACATCCCGCCATTGACGGAAAGCACGTGTCCGGTGATGTAGCCCGATGCCTCGCTGGCGAGAAATACCACCGCATTGGCGATATCGTCGGCGCTGCCCAGGCGCTCCAGGGGGATCTGAGCGGTCAGTTCGGCCCGCACCTTGTCCGAGAGGGCATCGGTCATGGCGGTGGCGATGAAACCGGGGGCAACGGCGTTGACCGTAATGCTGCGTTTGGCCAACTCCCGGGCATTGGACTTGGTCAGCCCGATCAGGCCGGCCTTGCTGGCACAGTAGTTGGCCTGACCCGCATTGCCCATCTGGCCGACCACCGATGCGATATTGATGATCCGGCCGTAACGCTGCTTGGTCATGACTTTGGAAACGGCACGGGTGCACAGGAACGCCCCCTTCAGGTTGACCGTAAGCACGGCATCCCAATCCTCTTCCTTCATGCGCACGAGAAGGCCGTCACGGGTAATGCCGGCGTTGTTCACCAGGATATCGACCCGTCCAAAAGCCTCCATGGCGGCATCGATCATCCGTTCCGCATCCTCAGGGACGGTGACGTTCCCCACAACCCCCAAAGCTTTCCCGCCGGCAGCCTTCAATTCGGCAACAATGGCGTCGGTTGCGGCCTGGTCCATGTCGACGGCAACGATCGTAGCTCCTTGTGCGGCCAGGGCCAGGGCGATGCTCCGGCCTATCCCACGGGATGCGCCCG is a window of Geobacter sp. FeAm09 DNA encoding:
- the fabF gene encoding beta-ketoacyl-ACP synthase II is translated as MRRVVITGVGVVSPLGCGNAKNWDALINGRSGIDLITRFDASAMPVRIAGEVKDFNPEDFIEKKEIKKMDLFIQYALAASHFAMEDSGLAITEENAERVGVLVGAGLGGLPTIEKYHTALLEGGYKKISPFFIPMLIINLAPGHISIKYGAKGPNISSVSACATATHSIGDAYHIIKRGDADAMIAGGTESTVTPLGIGGFSVMKALSDRNDNPQAASRPFEKNRDGFVMGEGAGIVILEEYEAAKKRGAKIYAEVVGYGLTGDAYHLTAPAPDGEGAARCMKMALDNAGVNPEQVGYINAHGTSTPMNDLYETMAIKRVFGNHAHTVKISSTKSMTGHLLGAAGGIEAVFSCLAMEKGVIPPTINFEEPDPECDLDYTPNTACEARIEYAMSNNFGFGGTNASLLIKKV
- the acpP gene encoding acyl carrier protein, which encodes MSDIAKRVKEIVAEQLGVEEVQVVPEASFMDDLGADSLDTVELVMALEEEFDIEIPDEDAEKIQSVQDAIDYITEHS
- the fabG gene encoding 3-oxoacyl-[acyl-carrier-protein] reductase — protein: MPKDRIAVITGASRGIGRSIALALAAQGATIVAVDMDQAATDAIVAELKAAGGKALGVVGNVTVPEDAERMIDAAMEAFGRVDILVNNAGITRDGLLVRMKEEDWDAVLTVNLKGAFLCTRAVSKVMTKQRYGRIINIASVVGQMGNAGQANYCASKAGLIGLTKSNARELAKRSITVNAVAPGFIATAMTDALSDKVRAELTAQIPLERLGSADDIANAVVFLASEASGYITGHVLSVNGGMYM